A region of Gracilinanus agilis isolate LMUSP501 chromosome 3, AgileGrace, whole genome shotgun sequence DNA encodes the following proteins:
- the LOC123238949 gene encoding olfactory receptor 150-like, which produces MIILISLSSNLHTPMYYFLSCLSFIDFCQSTVITPKMFMNFVSEKNIISYSECMAQLYFFLIFIISECHMLAVMAYDRYVAICSPLLYNAIMSYHMCSRLLGGVGAMAVVGATVHTGCMLRVYFCKDNIVNNFFCDLLPLFKLSCSDTYINEVVLLAFGSFNLFVPSLTILSSYVFILFSILRIQSTAGRSKAFSTCSSHMMAVSLFFGSTAYMYLQPSTNSMDQGKVSSVFYTIVIPMLNPLIYSLRNKDVKIALKKILEKRMFS; this is translated from the coding sequence ATGATCATCTTGATTAGCCTCAGTTCCAACCTACACACCCCCATGTACTATTTTCTCAGTTGTCTGTCCTTCATTGACTTCTGTCAGTCCACTGTCATCACTCCCAAAATGTTTATGAACTTTGTGTCAGAGAAGAACATCATCTCCTACTCTGAGTGCATGGCTCAGctctattttttcctcatttttataatttctgaGTGCCATATGTTGGCAGTGATGGCATATGACCGCTACGTTGCCATCTGTAGTCCTCTACTATATAATGCCATCATGTCCTATCATATGTGCTCCCGGTTGCTGGGTGGAGTGGGTGCTATGGCTGTGGTTGGTGCCACAGTTCACACAGGTTGCATGCTTAGAGTTTACTTCTGCAAGGACAAtattgttaataattttttttgtgatcttcttcccctcttcaagCTCTCTTGCTCTGACACCTATATCAATGAAGTAGTGCTTCTGGCTTTTGgttcatttaacctttttgtcccatccctgACTATTCTTAGTTCCTATGTTTTCATCCTCTTCAGCATACTCCGTATCCAGTCCACAGCTGGCAGATCTAAAGCCTTCAGTACTTGTAGCTCTCATATGATGGCTGTTTCTTTATTCTTTGGTTCAACTGCATACATGTATCTTCAGCCTTCTACCAACTCCATGGACCAGGGGAAAGTGTCCTCTGTGTTTTATACCATAGTTATTCCCATGCTGAACCCCCTGATCTACAGCCTCAGGAATAAAGATGTCAAGATTGCACTgaagaaaatcctagagaaaagaatgttctcatga